From a region of the Drosophila virilis strain 15010-1051.87 chromosome 3, Dvir_AGI_RSII-ME, whole genome shotgun sequence genome:
- the PCID2 gene encoding PCI domain-containing protein 2 homolog — protein sequence MFGTVNNYLSGVLRAAEDYDGDNLATFLSLRDVHVQNHNLYIAQPEKLVERMLKPPLDEVVGAHLKVLYYLAQEPPNYMDAYNQQAASCSAVVKLLQQLKDENWCLPLMYRVCLDLRYLAQACEKHCRGFTPGHILEKAADCMMACFRVCAADGRASEEETKRLGMMNLVNQLFKVYFRINKLHLCKPLIRAIDNCAFKESFPLPEQITYKYFVGRRAMFDSNYRMAVEDLSYAFTHCPDRFTSNKRLILIYLVPVKMLLGYLPRKSLLERYDLLLFHDLALALKAGNVNKFDEIVHEQELVLIRSGIYLLVEKLKFIVYRNLFKKVFAIRQTHQLDMSDFLSALQFVGVTDVSMDETHCIIANLIYDGKIKGYISHAHNKLVVSKQNPFPPLIST from the coding sequence atgtttggGACCGTTAACAATTATCTTTCCGGTGTGTTACGTGCTGCCGAGGACTACGATGGTGACAATTTGGCCACATTTTTGTCGCTGCGTGACGTACACGTCCAGAATCACAATTTGTACATAGCCCAGCCGGAAAAGCTGGTGGAGCGCATGCTAAAGCCGCCATTGGATGAAGTAGTCGGTGCACATCTGAAGGTGCTCTACTATTTAGCCCAAGAGCCACCCAACTACATGGACGCCTACAACCAGCAGGCGGCCAGTTGCTCGGCTGTCGtgaagctgctgcagcaactcAAGGATGAGAACTGGTGCCTTCCGCTCATGTACCGCGTGTGCCTCGACCTGCGCTACCTGGCACAGGCGTGCGAGAAGCATTGTCGTGGCTTCACACCGGGCCACATACTGGAGAAGGCGGCCGACTGTATGATGGCCTGTTTTCGCGTGTGCGCCGCCGACGGACGTGCGTCGGAGGAGGAGACAAAGCGACTGGGCATGATGAATCTGGTGAATCAGCTGTTTAAGGTCTATTTTCGGATAAATAAACTGCATCTGTGCAAGCCTCTCATCCGCGCCATTGACAATTGTGCGTTCAAGGAGAGCTTTCCGCTGCCGGAGCAAATTAcctacaaatattttgttggtcGGCGCGCCATGTTCGACTCAAACTATCGCATGGCTGTTGAGGATCTGTCCTATGCCTTTACCCACTGCCCAGATCGATTTACGAGCAACAAGCGCTTGATACTCATTTATCTGGTGCCGGTGAAAATGTTGCTCGGCTACCTGCCACGCAAATCGCTGCTGGAACGCTACGATCTTTTGCTCTTTCACGATCTGGCGCTCGCCCTAAAGGCCGGCAACGTGAACAAGTTTGATGAGATCGTGCATGAGCAGGAGCTGGTGCTCATACGGAGTGGCATTTACTTGCTCGTCGAGAAGCTCAAGTTTATTGTGTATCGTAATCTGTTTAAGAAAGTTTTCGCCATTAGACAGACACATCAATTGGATATGAGTGATTTCCTTTCGGCATTGCAGTTTGTCGGTGTAACAGACGTGTCCATGGATGAGACGCACTGCATCATAGCGAATCTTATATACGATGGCAAAATTAAGGGCTACATTTCACATGCCCACAACAAATTGGTTGTTTCCAAGCAAAATCCGTTCCCGCCATTAATTTCAACATAG